A region of Lichenibacterium dinghuense DNA encodes the following proteins:
- a CDS encoding endonuclease domain-containing protein gives MTGDGELPGLAPGDLGPAVARLAPGRRLVLVGADRRGASELLWAEADLGRSVLFLAPADARGAGAVVGRLLDDLGDLALARWPDWPGAEAGPWRRAAGRLAAAGRAPRLRRADPGTEFAGLRGAVDPRGLAVVAEVDPASARRARGTVEALEWCAARGAPTVALLPHRPAPEPPYDRLLYGARALLPAPEPAAERFIAQPGTPHPGSETERRIRAALDRDAELGPLFACNRLVTDAGLRRPRVDLLWAAGRVVVELDGPEHRAGPQYGDDRHRDYELLVAGYYVLRITNAQVAADLPREIEKIRAVVRFSRERTTR, from the coding sequence TTGACGGGCGACGGCGAGCTGCCCGGCCTCGCGCCGGGCGACCTCGGGCCCGCGGTGGCGCGCCTCGCGCCCGGCCGGCGCCTCGTGCTGGTGGGCGCCGACCGCCGCGGCGCCTCGGAGCTGCTGTGGGCCGAGGCCGACCTCGGCCGCTCGGTGCTGTTCCTCGCCCCCGCCGACGCGCGCGGCGCCGGCGCGGTGGTCGGCCGGCTGCTCGACGACCTGGGGGACCTCGCGCTCGCCCGCTGGCCGGACTGGCCGGGCGCCGAAGCCGGGCCCTGGCGGCGCGCCGCCGGAAGACTCGCCGCGGCCGGGCGGGCGCCGCGCCTGCGCAGGGCCGACCCCGGCACGGAGTTCGCCGGGCTGCGGGGCGCCGTCGACCCGCGCGGCCTCGCGGTCGTGGCCGAGGTCGATCCCGCCTCGGCGCGCCGCGCGCGGGGCACCGTGGAGGCGCTCGAATGGTGCGCGGCCCGCGGCGCCCCCACGGTGGCGCTGCTGCCGCACCGCCCGGCGCCCGAGCCGCCCTACGACCGCCTGCTCTACGGCGCCCGCGCGCTCCTCCCCGCTCCCGAGCCCGCCGCCGAGCGCTTCATCGCCCAGCCCGGGACGCCTCACCCCGGGAGCGAGACGGAGCGGCGGATCAGGGCCGCGCTCGACCGCGACGCCGAGCTCGGCCCGCTGTTCGCCTGCAACCGGCTCGTGACCGACGCCGGCCTGCGGCGGCCGCGCGTCGACCTGCTGTGGGCCGCGGGCCGCGTCGTGGTGGAGCTCGACGGGCCGGAGCACCGGGCGGGGCCGCAATACGGGGACGACCGCCACAGGGACTACGAACTGCTCGTGGCGGGATATTATGTGCTGCGAATCACCAACGCCCAGGTGGCGGCCGACCTGCCGCGCGAGATCGAGAAGATCCGCGCCGTGGTCCGGTTCAGCCGGGAAAGGACCACGCGATGA